A stretch of Vallitalea longa DNA encodes these proteins:
- a CDS encoding heparinase II/III domain-containing protein, producing the protein MEYLEIEKLKEEIKLNDNYKNMIKQIEEDVNEFCPEFYDDPNRISRWGHNYFCEIDGGLLIYDRKKPRAHQCEICKEVYDNELLNGVWVYMYRNDAVLAAWKSALLYRLTKENKYIKYVKKIIGFYSDHYLEFQLHKKENTIFDSLEDMEWGCGRIMPQALNEALLIIRMVNTLELVKDEISSDFLNSVNDNLFQEAFKLLKLQVNEIHNIPCWCNSAIGVMGLFLQDKEMIDFTFQGEFNIRKQLLRGVTQDGFWYEGSIHYNFFTLEGMTNLLLFCKLYDYDFGNEKNIIKKMFISAYNYAFDNHKLPNPNDGWPNINLKTYSYIYSVATKVFGVDSEIGNLLKNIMNKDGIRGQFPLSRPYYYNNEISLERLILIPELHPNEAVEVNTSSINFSASQFGIIKDNGINIFYKYGHNVPSHAHPDKMNIEVTFFDQTLTRDLSNSGYGNPLCNEWHRMTASHNTVVVNGENHSSLKGGTCLEFRKNMIDAKVDNVYEGVDFRRKVEITEDGFRDLFTVSSNRINTYDYFFHVEANLLSELELQKSSLEYHENGYQHISNINKVITEATYVDLDFQLAGYIITSRINLDGKELFIAKSPDNPITEQRTSLIVRAHESSITYDLTWKIRRS; encoded by the coding sequence ATGGAATATTTAGAGATAGAAAAATTAAAAGAAGAAATAAAACTAAATGATAATTATAAGAATATGATAAAACAGATAGAAGAAGATGTTAATGAGTTTTGTCCCGAGTTTTATGACGATCCTAATAGAATATCAAGATGGGGGCATAATTATTTCTGCGAAATAGATGGCGGATTACTTATTTATGATAGAAAAAAACCTAGAGCTCATCAATGCGAAATATGTAAAGAAGTATACGACAACGAATTGTTAAATGGTGTCTGGGTATATATGTATCGTAATGATGCTGTTCTGGCAGCATGGAAATCTGCATTATTATATAGACTTACAAAAGAAAATAAGTATATTAAATATGTTAAGAAGATTATAGGTTTTTATTCTGATCATTATCTTGAATTCCAATTACATAAAAAAGAAAACACAATATTTGATAGTCTTGAAGATATGGAATGGGGCTGTGGAAGGATTATGCCACAAGCACTGAATGAGGCCTTATTGATTATAAGAATGGTAAATACTCTTGAGTTGGTTAAGGATGAAATAAGTAGTGATTTTCTTAATTCTGTTAATGATAATCTGTTTCAAGAAGCTTTCAAGTTGTTGAAACTTCAAGTGAATGAGATTCATAACATTCCTTGTTGGTGTAATAGTGCAATAGGTGTAATGGGATTATTTTTGCAGGATAAAGAAATGATTGATTTTACTTTTCAAGGTGAATTCAATATACGAAAACAACTATTAAGAGGAGTTACTCAAGATGGATTTTGGTATGAGGGCTCCATTCATTATAACTTCTTTACTCTTGAGGGAATGACTAACCTATTACTTTTTTGCAAGTTATATGATTATGATTTCGGTAATGAGAAGAATATTATTAAAAAGATGTTCATTTCAGCATATAACTATGCTTTTGATAATCATAAGCTACCTAATCCTAACGATGGTTGGCCAAATATTAACCTTAAGACATACAGCTATATCTATAGCGTTGCAACTAAGGTATTTGGAGTAGATAGTGAAATAGGTAACTTATTGAAGAATATAATGAATAAAGATGGTATAAGAGGTCAATTTCCATTATCAAGACCTTATTACTATAACAATGAAATATCTCTGGAAAGACTCATTTTGATTCCAGAGTTACACCCAAATGAAGCTGTAGAGGTTAATACATCATCTATTAATTTTTCAGCGTCACAATTTGGAATAATAAAAGATAACGGTATTAACATTTTCTATAAATATGGTCATAATGTACCTTCACATGCTCATCCAGATAAAATGAACATTGAAGTTACTTTCTTTGACCAAACATTAACTAGAGATTTATCAAATTCAGGCTATGGCAATCCATTATGTAATGAATGGCACAGAATGACTGCATCACATAATACCGTTGTAGTGAATGGAGAAAACCATAGTTCGTTGAAAGGGGGTACTTGCCTAGAGTTTAGAAAAAATATGATTGATGCCAAAGTAGATAATGTCTATGAAGGTGTTGATTTTAGAAGAAAAGTTGAAATTACAGAAGATGGGTTTAGAGATTTATTTACAGTAAGCTCTAATAGGATAAATACTTACGATTATTTCTTTCATGTTGAAGCAAATCTATTATCAGAACTTGAATTACAAAAAAGTAGTCTAGAATACCATGAAAATGGTTATCAGCATATAAGTAATATAAATAAGGTAATAACTGAAGCAACTTATGTTGATCTGGATTTTCAGCTTGCTGGTTATATCATAACAAGCAGAATAAATCTGGATGGTAAGGAGCTTTTTATAGCTAAATCTCCTGATAATCCTATAACTGAACAAAGAACATCATTAATAGTTAGAGCTCATGAAAGTAGTATAACTTATGATCTAACTTGGAAAATAAGGAGGTCCTAA
- a CDS encoding ABC transporter ATP-binding protein, translated as MADLELKNINKIYPEGFQAVYDCNIDIKNGEFIVLVGPSGCGKSTLLRMIAGLEEITSGDMLLDGKRINDTAPSDRDIAMVFQNYALYGNMTVYENMGLSLTVRHENTDKIHKKVMKAADIADLKSYLNRKPNNLSGGQRQRVALGRSIVRDATIFLMDEPLSNLDAKLRTSTRKEIVDLHNKLNKTFIYVTHDQIEAMTMADRVVILNKGKIQQIATPSELYLSPENIFVGGFIGSPPMNFIKGHIDGNRFVSESFNVKIPEDKMKILTDYIGKQIILGVRPEHFSNEPISLKKYSDSVVDCIVDVVEFLGADMLIHFELGEKKLVSKIRARQSYSYGDEIRLAIKMDEVHFFDTETELRIR; from the coding sequence ATGGCAGATCTTGAATTGAAAAACATAAATAAGATTTATCCTGAAGGTTTCCAAGCTGTATACGACTGCAACATAGATATAAAAAATGGTGAGTTCATAGTTTTGGTTGGTCCTTCCGGTTGTGGTAAATCAACTTTACTGAGGATGATAGCTGGTTTAGAAGAAATAACAAGCGGTGATATGCTTCTTGATGGGAAGAGAATCAATGATACTGCCCCATCTGATAGAGATATCGCAATGGTATTTCAGAATTATGCTTTATATGGCAATATGACAGTCTATGAAAATATGGGACTGAGTCTGACAGTTCGTCATGAAAATACTGACAAAATACATAAAAAAGTTATGAAGGCTGCTGATATAGCAGATCTAAAAAGTTATCTGAATAGAAAACCAAATAACCTTTCAGGTGGTCAACGTCAAAGAGTTGCTCTAGGTCGTTCCATAGTGAGAGATGCTACTATATTTCTAATGGATGAACCACTATCCAACCTAGATGCAAAATTGAGGACAAGTACACGTAAAGAAATAGTTGATTTGCATAATAAACTTAACAAGACTTTTATTTATGTTACTCATGACCAGATAGAAGCCATGACAATGGCTGATAGGGTTGTGATATTAAATAAAGGTAAGATACAGCAAATAGCGACTCCTAGTGAATTGTATTTATCACCAGAAAATATATTCGTTGGTGGATTTATAGGAAGTCCACCTATGAATTTCATTAAAGGTCATATTGATGGGAATAGATTTGTAAGTGAGAGTTTTAATGTAAAGATTCCAGAAGACAAGATGAAAATACTTACTGATTACATAGGAAAACAAATCATTTTGGGTGTAAGACCTGAACATTTTTCAAATGAACCTATATCACTAAAAAAGTATTCTGATTCAGTAGTAGATTGTATTGTAGATGTAGTTGAATTTTTAGGAGCTGATATGCTTATACATTTTGAGCTGGGAGAAAAGAAGTTAGTTAGCAAAATAAGAGCAAGACAGAGTTATTCATATGGAGATGAGATAAGACTTGCTATAAAGATGGATGAGGTTCATTTCTTCGATACTGAAACTGAATTAAGAATTAGATAG
- a CDS encoding cupin domain-containing protein — translation MDIKNYFVNSEIKTKDFGNGIRRKILSYNDNLMIVEVYFDENAEMEVHAHPHEQITYIIEGEFEFNIDGNKRICKPGDSTYKQANIKHGAVCRKKGKLIDIFTPCRQDFLDKQ, via the coding sequence ATGGATATAAAAAATTATTTCGTAAATAGTGAAATCAAAACAAAAGACTTTGGCAATGGTATCAGAAGAAAAATTCTATCTTATAATGATAATTTAATGATAGTAGAGGTTTATTTTGATGAGAATGCTGAGATGGAAGTGCATGCTCATCCACATGAACAGATTACTTATATTATAGAAGGTGAATTCGAATTTAATATAGATGGAAACAAAAGAATCTGTAAACCTGGAGACAGTACATACAAACAAGCCAATATTAAACATGGTGCTGTGTGTCGTAAGAAAGGTAAGCTAATTGATATCTTTACTCCATGTAGACAAGATTTTTTAGATAAACAATAA
- a CDS encoding SDR family NAD(P)-dependent oxidoreductase — protein MNKYALITGGTGGIGLATAKTLGKDGYKIILNGIDEEQGKNAVNELNEMGIETELFMFDVTDEKQVIENFETISKKYEKIDVLVNNAGGLGGRSSFEGMETSFYRKVMALNLDSVFFVTRSAIPLLKKGDKPSIVNFTSIAGWNSGGPGAGVYGTAKAAVTTLTRALAKELAESGIRVNAVSPGTIDTPFHQATKEKNIDLFNSWKNNILLKRFGQPEEVATVIEFLVSEKASFLTGEVIQINGGQAFL, from the coding sequence ATGAATAAGTATGCATTAATAACTGGAGGAACAGGTGGAATAGGTTTAGCCACTGCTAAGACCCTTGGAAAAGATGGTTATAAAATAATTTTAAATGGCATTGATGAAGAACAAGGTAAAAATGCTGTAAATGAATTAAATGAAATGGGTATAGAAACTGAATTGTTCATGTTTGACGTAACTGACGAAAAACAAGTAATAGAGAATTTCGAGACTATCAGTAAAAAATATGAAAAGATAGATGTACTTGTTAATAATGCAGGTGGATTAGGAGGAAGAAGCAGTTTTGAAGGTATGGAAACAAGCTTCTACAGAAAAGTCATGGCTCTTAATCTAGATAGTGTATTTTTTGTAACACGTTCAGCTATACCATTACTTAAGAAAGGAGATAAGCCTTCAATAGTTAACTTTACATCTATAGCTGGTTGGAATTCAGGTGGACCAGGTGCTGGCGTATACGGTACTGCTAAAGCGGCTGTTACAACACTTACAAGAGCATTGGCCAAAGAGTTGGCTGAATCAGGAATTAGGGTTAATGCAGTATCACCTGGAACAATTGATACTCCTTTCCATCAAGCAACAAAAGAGAAGAATATCGATTTATTCAATTCATGGAAAAACAACATTTTACTTAAGAGATTCGGTCAACCAGAAGAAGTTGCTACAGTAATAGAGTTCCTAGTCAGTGAAAAGGCTTCATTCTTGACAGGAGAAGTTATTCAAATCAATGGAGGACAAGCTTTCCTATAA
- a CDS encoding MATE family efflux transporter has protein sequence MKDNDVKRRHMILQGNLWQVILILSVPVVINNFVQSVYNFIDVLFVANIGSKEVAAISFVSPINNLILRVGMGFAIAGTTLIAREIGREDYDRAKLISVQLINFCLMLGSILLIVGFFFSKEILIMMSATDELVSIANLYFKINILSIVFVFINTVYFAIKRARGATLETMIVNTMSVIIKVICSAIFINVMKKGLVGLAVSTIIATMFVSIYAVYDLFIKETNFRLSLKKFRFNKKIISSIFIIGFPLMIEKSSVSYSFIMINKYVLGYGESVLAAYGITNRINSLAFSSVMGFGTAVAVIIGQNLGAKQSKRAKDAVTKTFIIAIITSIVIISVILVLRYNIAGLFSKGDEELLRHTVNAMSVYSISVIPWGIFQVVIGVFQGTGHTKYNLLLSLIRLYIFRLPVVVLLSTYSNLNEYSIWYSMLISNILTAVLSIIIYMRIKKDLRLTGE, from the coding sequence ATGAAAGATAATGATGTAAAGCGTAGACATATGATTCTTCAAGGTAATCTATGGCAAGTGATTCTTATATTATCGGTTCCTGTAGTTATAAATAATTTTGTACAATCTGTTTATAATTTTATTGATGTATTGTTTGTAGCTAATATCGGAAGTAAAGAAGTAGCTGCAATAAGTTTTGTATCTCCAATCAATAATCTTATATTGAGAGTAGGTATGGGATTTGCCATAGCTGGAACTACTCTTATCGCTAGAGAAATAGGAAGAGAAGATTATGATAGGGCTAAATTGATTTCTGTTCAGTTAATTAATTTTTGTCTTATGTTAGGTTCAATATTACTCATTGTTGGATTCTTCTTTTCTAAAGAGATACTGATTATGATGTCAGCTACAGATGAATTAGTGAGTATAGCAAATCTTTATTTCAAGATAAATATATTAAGTATTGTATTTGTTTTCATCAATACAGTATACTTCGCTATAAAAAGAGCCAGAGGTGCTACGCTGGAAACTATGATCGTTAATACCATGTCTGTAATTATTAAAGTTATTTGTAGTGCCATATTCATTAATGTGATGAAAAAAGGTTTAGTTGGTCTAGCTGTATCTACAATTATTGCAACTATGTTCGTTTCTATATATGCTGTTTATGATTTATTCATTAAAGAAACCAATTTCAGATTGTCACTTAAGAAATTTAGATTCAACAAGAAGATAATCTCTTCTATATTCATTATAGGATTTCCTTTAATGATTGAAAAATCGTCTGTATCCTATAGTTTTATAATGATTAATAAATATGTACTTGGTTATGGAGAGAGTGTGTTAGCTGCTTATGGTATAACTAATAGAATTAATTCATTAGCTTTTTCTAGTGTCATGGGCTTTGGAACTGCGGTGGCAGTAATCATAGGTCAAAATCTAGGGGCAAAACAGAGTAAACGTGCTAAAGATGCTGTAACAAAGACTTTTATCATCGCTATAATAACATCTATCGTAATCATATCCGTTATTCTGGTATTAAGATATAACATAGCAGGGCTGTTCTCTAAAGGTGATGAAGAGCTATTACGTCATACAGTTAATGCTATGAGTGTTTATTCTATATCAGTGATACCTTGGGGAATATTCCAAGTCGTAATTGGTGTATTCCAAGGAACTGGACATACTAAATATAATTTATTACTTAGTTTGATAAGATTATATATATTCAGACTACCAGTAGTTGTATTATTGTCTACTTATTCCAATCTGAATGAGTACAGTATTTGGTATTCCATGTTGATAAGTAATATACTAACAGCTGTGCTTTCCATAATAATTTATATGAGGATAAAAAAAGATTTGAGACTGACAGGAGAGTGA